Below is a genomic region from Isosphaeraceae bacterium EP7.
TGGACCTGATCATCTCGCCCGGGGGAATCATCCGGGCCGTGTACGCCGAGGCCATTCCCCTGGAGGCCCTGGGCCCCGTGCAGATCCGCAGGGCGAGCCATGTCGAGCCCGACGGCGCGGGTCGGTGGTGGGCCGACCTGGGCCCGGCCGCCGGCCCGGTGCTCGGGCCGTTCGCGACTCGCAGTGAGGCGCTTCGCGCCGAACTCGACTGGCTCGGCCGCCACTGGCCGCCGGGTCCGAGGTAGCCCCCTGCGTTGATGGCGACCCGAAATCCACCGACAAATTGGAGGCCGATGATGCAGCGAAGAGCGGCCGTTCCACCCCGCCCGGACGGCCCGTGCCGGATTGTCCCGTGCCCGATGTGCGGCTCGTCGCGCGAGCTGCCCCTCGATGCGTCGGGCCGTCCGGCCCTGGCCGAGTGCATCCCCTGCGACCTGCTCTTCGAGCCCCGGGTCCCGCCGGACGCGAGTCCGGGCCGGGGGCGGCGTCCGGGTGCTTAACGTTAATCGGCGATCGTCCCGCCCCGTGCGAGGACACTCGCCCCTCCTCCCGAGGAGGATCCCATCGATCCCGACCCCCTCGATCGGCCCGGGCCGGCTTGCCGATCGATGGGCGGCGGCAACCCCCGGACGGCTCCGGCCATATCCGACCCCGACACCCCCCTGCGGAGGACCGATGAGCGATGAGTGCGCGGATGAAGCTGAACGTGGCCTACCTCAACGGCTGCCTGCTCATGGCGGTCGCGGCCGGCGCCCTGGCCGGGAGCCCGGCCATCGGCCTGCTGTCGTTCCTGGCCCTCGCGGCCGGCGGCCTGGCCACCGGCGCCATCCGGCCGCGCCGACGTCGCCCCTGGCGTGATGGCCGGCCTCCCCGCCGCGGCACTTGCCGCGGCGGGGAGGCCGCCGCCTTTCTTTTAGCCATGCCCCGTCCTCTGCTGCACCGGGGGAGAGTTGCCGGGCGACATCGAAGGGCCCTCATGATGGCCGAGCGGTCGAACAGCGACGGGTTCAACGCGAACGACCTGCTCCTCAAGGGCTCCGCCGACTGGCTCTCGGGGCAGAAAGTGCCGGACATCGACAGGCTCGTTCCGCGGGTGGAAGAAGCGACGCGGGCGTACCGGGCGTGCAGGAGCGGCTCGACGCCTCCCATGAGGCTTCTGGTCAGTCTTGCGACGACGGCCAAGGCGAGCCGGGGAAGCCGAAAGGTGGCCGATCGAATCCATCCGGCTTGCCGGAAGCCTGAGCGTCGGATGGGCCGAATCGTCGTGCGAGTTCTGGGTCCTTGACTCATGATTGATTGATCGCACAATGGGATCCCGCCCGCTGAATCCGAACCCCCTGCCGAAGAACGGGCCGAGTTGACGCATGCCGAACGTCCCCGCGGGCCCGATCCCGGAATCCCTGTCGGCCGCCCTCCTGGATTTCCCCTGGATCCAGGCGATCTCCGCCGCGGAAGCCTCGCTCTGCCTGATCGGTCTGGCGGTCGTGATCGGTGTCTTCGTCTGGGCGTTCAGGACCCAGCCCATCCCCTCGCCCCCTTCATCCGGGCGATCGGGCGGCGCGGAAGGACCGGATCGCTTCGTCTGGCCGCGGCCGCGCGAAGAGGATTTGTCGCCGTCGCCGAGTTCTCTCCGAGATCCGGGCTTCGTTGGCGAGTCGAGTCCACCCTCCTCTCGCGGTGATTCCGGCCGGACGAGCGTCGACGGCCGTGGGGAGGATCTGCCGGGCCGGGTCGACTCCGGGCTTCCTCGGACGCGTCCGGGTTCCCCGATTTCTCCCGATCCGGACGACTTCGTCGTGCGGGCCGAGCGGCCATCGCGTCAATGGGCTCCATCGACCCCGATCGAGCTCTCGGAGACGGAGGATGCCTTCGACTCTCCCGTCCCCGCGCCGCCGCCGCCGACATCGCCGAACGTCATGTCGATCAGCCTCGACCCGTCGCGTCTCCTCTCGGGCCTGACTCGCCACGTCCCCGTTTCGCCCCCGCAGATCCTCACCTGGCGAGGCAGGGGAGAGACGATCCACGTCGGCCGTTACGCGATCCGAGATCCGCTCGTGTATACGTCCGGAGGCAGGGGGAAGCACGACGAAGCGTCCTGCATCGACCTTGCCCTGAAGGTCGGCAAGCCCGTGGTCGAGCCGCGGGGGAGCCTCGGATACTGGCCGAAATACGCCCACATCACCGCCGATCAGCGGGCCAATTACCTCCAGTGGCTCGCCGGCGGCAGGTCGGGGCCTCTCGACGACATCGGCTATGCATTCCTCTTCTTCTACGGCCTGGAGCGGCGATTGCTCGTCGACGGGGAGGACCTCAGCCTCGTCGCCAAGGAGGCCGTCCGATTGCTGGAGACCTACACATTCTCCGGGTCGTTCGACGGCTACCTGAGCCGCTTCCTCTCCTACTCGCTTGCCAAGGTCGACATCGGCACGCTCAAGGAGGCCTGGTTCCGGGCCGTGTTCGAGAGGACCCGATCCCGGAAGGACGAGCAGCACCTCGCGGTCGGGCTCGCCTGGCTGTTCAAGCAGCAGCGGCCGCTCCCCTCCGCCTGGGCCTTCCGGCTCGCCAAGCTCGACCCCCGGTCGCCGCGGAGCGTGGTCCTGGACCGACTGCCCGACCAGTTCGGCTTCCTCTTCAGCAAACGCTACGCCGAGCAGTTCGGCGACGGCCTGAAGCTGCGCGTCGCCAAGCGGGATCGCGAGGTCTCCTATCAACTGGCCAGCCCGTCCCTGCACGAGATCCTCGGCGCCCGCCGCGGCCTGGAGCCGGTCCGCGTGCCCAACGTCCTGGGGATCCAGAGCCAGTTCGCGCCGCTTGCGAAGATCTGGACGGCGTGCATCGAGGAGCTGAAGCCGCTGAGCCGGGTCATGGCGAGGGGAGTCGAGGTTGCGACTCGCGCCGCGTACGACGCCCTGCCGGAGGGCCTCAAGTCGGACCCGAGCATCCGGATAGGCTGCGGTGGGAGGCGATCGCCTCGAGTCATGCAGGGGAGGACGGGACGGTCATCGTCGAGGTCGGTCCGCTCGCGGACATCCACGGGATCGAGCCGCGGCCGAGGCTGACGGCCAAGCAGAGCGAGTCGCTCGCCGCCACGGCACACGAGGTCGGCTTCGTCATCGAGCCCGACTTCCGGGTCGACGGCAGGCCCTACGGCCGGGACGACCTCGTGGCACTCTTCCGGCCCGAGGAGGAGCCCGCACTGC
It encodes:
- a CDS encoding TerB N-terminal domain-containing protein is translated as MSISLDPSRLLSGLTRHVPVSPPQILTWRGRGETIHVGRYAIRDPLVYTSGGRGKHDEASCIDLALKVGKPVVEPRGSLGYWPKYAHITADQRANYLQWLAGGRSGPLDDIGYAFLFFYGLERRLLVDGEDLSLVAKEAVRLLETYTFSGSFDGYLSRFLSYSLAKVDIGTLKEAWFRAVFERTRSRKDEQHLAVGLAWLFKQQRPLPSAWAFRLAKLDPRSPRSVVLDRLPDQFGFLFSKRYAEQFGDGLKLRVAKRDREVSYQLASPSLHEILGARRGLEPVRVPNVLGIQSQFAPLAKIWTACIEELKPLSRVMARGVEVATRAAYDALPEGLKSDPSIRIGCGGRRSPRVMQGRTGRSSSRSVRSRTSTGSSRGRG